Proteins encoded by one window of Streptomyces clavuligerus:
- a CDS encoding TerB family tellurite resistance protein encodes MFGRKLMVCGIHTSWNTVGDGEFFCPGCGGDRNYRRRTGRRRFTLLGVPLMPRGSAGPVVECAACQGHFGMDALDHPTTARFSAMLRDAVHTVALAVLASGGTSSRPVRETAVATVRAAGLHDCTEDQLTGLIEALAADTGRFVTDVGPYGAALAIELHEALEPLSPHLAPAGRESILLQGARIALADGPYSPAEREVLATVGAALQLHPDDTDRLLSTARTLSP; translated from the coding sequence ATGTTTGGCCGAAAGCTGATGGTCTGCGGCATTCATACGTCATGGAACACAGTGGGGGACGGCGAGTTCTTCTGTCCCGGCTGCGGCGGCGACCGCAACTACCGCCGCCGCACGGGCCGTCGGCGCTTCACCCTGCTCGGTGTCCCGCTGATGCCCCGGGGTTCGGCCGGGCCGGTCGTCGAGTGCGCGGCCTGTCAGGGCCACTTCGGTATGGACGCCCTCGATCATCCGACCACTGCCCGCTTCTCGGCGATGCTCCGTGACGCGGTGCACACCGTCGCCCTCGCGGTGCTCGCCTCCGGCGGCACCTCCTCCCGTCCGGTGCGGGAGACGGCCGTGGCCACCGTTCGCGCGGCCGGGCTCCACGACTGCACCGAGGACCAGCTCACCGGGCTCATCGAGGCGCTGGCGGCGGACACCGGGCGCTTCGTCACCGATGTCGGCCCCTACGGCGCGGCCCTCGCCATCGAGCTGCACGAGGCCCTGGAGCCGCTCTCCCCGCACCTCGCTCCCGCCGGACGTGAATCGATCCTGCTCCAGGGCGCGCGGATCGCGCTGGCCGACGGCCCCTACAGCCCGGCCGAGCGCGAGGTGCTGGCCACGGTGGGCGCCGCCCTCCAGCTCCACCCGGACGACACGGACCGGCTGCTGTCGACGGCCCGTACGCTCAGCCCCTGA
- a CDS encoding S28 family serine protease, with product MRRTLIAAVSLALLTGTVSTAGATAAEAPEAAETVVRAGADTRADIRERLLAIPGMALVSEEQVGRHRFFILTYEQPVDHEDPSKGTFRQRLSLLHKDTGRPSVFHTTGYHLWPNPERSEPARIIDGNEVSLEHRYFAPSIPAPEDWTELNIRQAAADQHRLFTELKKVYPQKWISTGASKGGMTAAYYERFHPGDMDAVVVYVAPADVHDKEDSAYDRFFRRVGTTECRDRVNALQREGLIRRAPLVRALTEAAARDEVTFRQIGGVDRAYESAVTGWSWGFWQNYGLDYCGELPAEPAKAADGELFAAFRQFGGFYGGSDDSLATYRPYYYQAGTELGSPSTRTPRHLRGLVRYPEQGPRDYVPSEIPMAFQPKAMKDIDRWVRRNADRMLFVNGAWDPWSAEPFRLGGGARDSHVLTAPGTGHWADVSWLPERERAFATARIQRWAGVAPAVVRADPSKARPLARHDARLDGKDRERQQRRLGALPR from the coding sequence ATGCGGAGAACGCTGATAGCGGCCGTGTCGCTGGCGCTGCTCACGGGCACCGTGTCGACGGCGGGGGCGACGGCCGCCGAAGCGCCGGAGGCGGCGGAGACGGTGGTCCGCGCCGGGGCGGACACCCGGGCGGACATCAGGGAGCGACTGCTCGCGATCCCGGGTATGGCACTCGTCAGTGAGGAGCAGGTCGGTCGGCACCGCTTCTTCATCCTCACCTATGAGCAGCCCGTCGATCACGAGGACCCGTCGAAGGGCACCTTCCGGCAGCGGCTGTCCCTGCTGCACAAGGACACCGGCCGCCCGTCCGTCTTCCACACCACGGGCTACCACCTGTGGCCGAACCCGGAGCGCTCCGAGCCCGCCCGGATCATCGACGGCAACGAGGTCTCGCTGGAGCACCGCTACTTCGCCCCGTCGATCCCCGCGCCCGAGGACTGGACCGAGCTGAACATCCGGCAGGCCGCCGCCGATCAGCACCGGCTGTTCACGGAGCTGAAGAAGGTCTACCCACAGAAGTGGATCTCCACGGGCGCCTCCAAGGGCGGCATGACGGCGGCGTACTACGAGCGCTTCCACCCGGGCGACATGGACGCCGTGGTCGTCTATGTCGCCCCCGCCGACGTCCACGACAAGGAGGACTCGGCCTATGACCGCTTCTTCCGCCGGGTCGGGACCACGGAGTGCCGCGACCGGGTCAACGCCCTTCAGCGCGAGGGGCTGATCCGGCGCGCGCCCCTGGTGCGGGCGCTGACGGAGGCGGCGGCGCGGGACGAGGTCACCTTCCGGCAGATCGGCGGGGTCGACCGGGCCTACGAGAGCGCCGTGACGGGGTGGTCCTGGGGCTTCTGGCAGAACTACGGCCTCGACTACTGCGGGGAGCTGCCCGCCGAGCCCGCGAAGGCGGCCGACGGGGAGCTGTTCGCCGCCTTCCGGCAGTTCGGGGGCTTCTACGGGGGCAGCGACGACAGCCTCGCGACCTACCGCCCGTACTACTACCAGGCGGGCACCGAGCTGGGCTCCCCGTCCACGCGGACACCCCGGCATCTCAGGGGGCTGGTGCGATACCCGGAGCAGGGTCCGCGCGACTATGTGCCGAGCGAGATCCCGATGGCGTTCCAGCCGAAGGCGATGAAGGACATCGACCGCTGGGTTCGGCGCAACGCCGACCGGATGCTCTTTGTGAACGGCGCGTGGGACCCGTGGTCGGCGGAGCCGTTCCGCCTCGGCGGGGGCGCGCGGGACAGCCATGTCCTCACCGCGCCGGGCACCGGCCACTGGGCGGACGTCTCCTGGCTGCCGGAGCGGGAGCGGGCGTTCGCGACCGCCCGGATCCAGCGGTGGGCCGGGGTCGCGCCCGCCGTGGTGCGCGCGGACCCGTCGAAGGCGAGGCCGCTGGCGCGCCATGACGCACGGCTGGACGGGAAGGACCGCGAGCGGCAGCAGCGGAGGCTGGGGGCGCTGCCGCGCTGA
- the recO gene encoding DNA repair protein RecO gives MSLFRDDGVVLRTQKLGEADRIITLLTRGHGRVRAVARGVRRTKSRFGARLEPFSHVDVQFFARGSELVGRGLPLCTQSETIAPYGGGIVTDYARYTAGTAMLETAERFTDHEGEPAVQQYLLLVGGLRALSRGEHAPHLVLDAFLLRSLAVNGYAPSFDACARCGLPGPNRFFSVAAGGVICGDCRVPGSVVPSAEAIGLLSALLTGDWPAAEACEARHVREGSGLVSAYLHWHLERGLRSLRYVEK, from the coding sequence ATGAGCCTGTTCCGTGATGACGGCGTCGTCCTGCGCACCCAGAAGCTGGGCGAGGCCGACCGCATCATCACGCTGCTCACCCGGGGCCACGGCCGGGTCCGCGCCGTCGCCCGCGGGGTGCGCCGCACCAAGTCCAGGTTCGGCGCCAGGCTGGAGCCGTTCTCCCATGTCGACGTGCAGTTCTTCGCCCGCGGCAGCGAGCTGGTGGGCCGCGGGCTGCCGCTCTGCACCCAGAGCGAGACGATCGCCCCCTACGGCGGCGGCATCGTCACCGACTACGCCCGCTACACCGCGGGCACGGCCATGCTGGAGACCGCCGAGCGGTTCACCGACCACGAGGGCGAGCCCGCGGTGCAGCAGTATCTGCTGCTGGTCGGCGGCCTGCGGGCACTCTCCCGGGGGGAGCACGCGCCCCATCTGGTGCTGGACGCGTTCCTCCTCCGCTCCCTCGCCGTGAACGGCTACGCGCCCAGCTTCGACGCCTGCGCCCGTTGCGGTCTGCCCGGCCCCAACCGTTTCTTCTCCGTCGCAGCCGGGGGAGTCATCTGCGGGGACTGCCGGGTCCCCGGTAGCGTCGTACCCTCAGCCGAGGCCATAGGACTGCTCAGCGCGCTGCTGACGGGCGACTGGCCCGCGGCGGAAGCGTGCGAGGCGCGTCATGTCAGAGAGGGCAGCGGGCTGGTGTCCGCGTATCTGCACTGGCATCTGGAGCGTGGCCTGCGATCGCTCCGGTACGTCGAGAAGTAA
- a CDS encoding isoprenyl transferase yields MARRGMLGRPRRDYRAPDPHPSGEQPPKIPGELVPNHVACVMDGNGRWAKERGLPRTEGHKRGEAVVLDVLKGCLELGVQNLSLYAFSTENWKRSPDEVRFLMGFNRDVIRARRDEMNEMGIRIRWVGRMPRLWKSVVQELQVAQEMTKDNDAMTLYFCVNYGGRAEIADAAQKIAQDVAAGRLDPGKVNERTFQKYLYYPDMPDVDLFLRPSGEQRTSNYLIWQSSYAEMVFQDVLWPDFDRRDLWRACLEYAKRDRRFGGAIPNQIDQPQ; encoded by the coding sequence ATGGCACGACGCGGAATGCTCGGCCGACCCCGCCGCGACTACCGGGCCCCCGACCCGCACCCCTCCGGTGAGCAGCCCCCGAAGATCCCCGGCGAACTCGTCCCGAACCATGTCGCCTGTGTCATGGACGGCAACGGCCGCTGGGCCAAGGAGCGCGGCCTGCCCCGCACCGAGGGGCACAAGCGGGGCGAGGCCGTCGTCCTCGACGTGCTCAAGGGCTGTCTGGAACTGGGCGTCCAGAATCTCTCCCTGTACGCCTTCTCCACCGAGAACTGGAAGCGCTCCCCCGACGAGGTCCGCTTTCTGATGGGCTTCAACCGGGATGTCATCCGGGCCCGCCGGGACGAGATGAACGAGATGGGCATCCGCATCCGCTGGGTCGGCCGGATGCCCAGGCTGTGGAAGTCCGTCGTCCAGGAACTCCAGGTCGCGCAGGAGATGACCAAGGACAACGACGCCATGACGCTGTACTTCTGCGTCAACTACGGCGGCCGGGCGGAGATCGCGGACGCCGCGCAGAAGATCGCCCAGGATGTGGCGGCCGGGAGGCTGGACCCGGGCAAGGTCAATGAGCGGACCTTCCAGAAGTACCTCTACTACCCGGACATGCCGGATGTGGACCTCTTTCTGCGCCCCAGCGGTGAGCAGCGCACGTCGAACTATCTGATCTGGCAGAGCAGCTATGCCGAGATGGTCTTCCAGGACGTGCTCTGGCCCGACTTCGACCGCCGTGACCTGTGGCGGGCGTGCCTGGAGTACGCCAAGCGGGACCGGCGGTTCGGCGGGGCCATCCCCAACCAGATCGACCAGCCGCAGTGA
- a CDS encoding Fur family transcriptional regulator: MATAPSGGNTVPVRGRSTRQRAAVAAALDEVDEFRSAQELHDMLKHRGDSVGLTTVYRTLQSLAEAGEVDVLRTSDGESVYRRCSTDDHHHHLVCRLCGKAVEVEGPAVEQWAETVAAAHGFVNVAHTVEIFGTCAECAAKS, encoded by the coding sequence GTGGCCACGGCGCCAAGCGGAGGTAACACCGTCCCTGTGCGAGGCCGGTCGACCCGGCAGCGCGCCGCGGTGGCGGCGGCGCTCGACGAGGTGGACGAGTTCCGCAGCGCACAGGAGCTGCACGACATGCTCAAGCACCGGGGCGACTCGGTGGGACTGACCACGGTCTACCGCACGCTCCAGTCGCTGGCCGAGGCCGGCGAGGTCGATGTGCTGCGCACGAGCGACGGCGAGTCCGTCTACCGCCGCTGCTCGACCGACGACCACCATCACCACCTCGTGTGCCGTCTGTGCGGCAAGGCCGTCGAGGTCGAGGGCCCGGCCGTGGAGCAGTGGGCGGAGACGGTGGCCGCCGCCCACGGCTTTGTGAACGTCGCCCACACGGTGGAGATCTTCGGTACCTGCGCGGAGTGCGCCGCGAAGTCCTGA
- a CDS encoding metal ABC transporter permease, which yields MEILETAFMQRALLAALLVGVTAPAIGIYLVQRRQALMGDGIGHVAMTGVGLGFLLSTNPIWTAALVSVAGAVIMELIRIYGRTRGDIALSMLFYGGMAGGVLLVNVSDTGSTGDLGSFLFGSLSTVSDADLLAITLLAFFVLLVCVGLRKQLFAVSQDEEFARVTGLPVRALNLLIAVTAAVTISVAMRVVGLLLVSALMVVPVAAAQQISRSFRATFALAVGIGVAVTLAGTTTSYYQDVPPGATIVLLAIGIFVVLAALAGPLARYRARRAEPPGAGGARAGARACTAADSATVPPARAPRRETEADDVRI from the coding sequence ATGGAAATCCTCGAAACCGCCTTCATGCAGCGCGCGCTGCTCGCCGCCCTGCTGGTCGGCGTGACCGCGCCCGCCATCGGCATCTATCTGGTGCAGCGCCGCCAGGCGCTGATGGGCGACGGCATCGGCCATGTGGCGATGACCGGCGTCGGCCTCGGCTTCCTGCTCTCCACCAACCCGATCTGGACGGCCGCCCTGGTCTCCGTGGCCGGTGCGGTGATCATGGAGCTGATCAGGATCTACGGGCGCACGCGCGGCGACATCGCGCTGTCGATGCTCTTCTACGGCGGCATGGCGGGCGGTGTGCTGCTGGTCAATGTCTCGGACACCGGCTCCACCGGCGACCTCGGCTCCTTCCTCTTCGGTTCGCTCTCCACCGTCTCCGACGCCGATCTGCTGGCGATCACGCTGCTGGCCTTCTTCGTGCTGCTGGTCTGCGTCGGGCTGCGCAAGCAGCTCTTCGCGGTCAGCCAGGACGAGGAGTTCGCCCGGGTCACCGGGCTGCCGGTGCGGGCGCTGAATCTGCTGATCGCGGTCACGGCCGCGGTCACGATCTCGGTCGCCATGCGGGTCGTGGGGCTGCTGCTGGTCAGCGCCCTGATGGTGGTTCCCGTCGCGGCGGCGCAGCAGATCTCCCGCTCGTTCCGCGCCACGTTCGCCCTGGCGGTCGGCATCGGTGTCGCCGTGACGCTCGCGGGCACCACCACCTCGTACTACCAGGACGTGCCCCCCGGCGCGACGATCGTGCTGCTCGCGATCGGGATCTTCGTGGTGCTGGCCGCGCTGGCCGGGCCGCTGGCGAGGTACCGGGCCCGGCGGGCCGAGCCGCCGGGGGCCGGGGGCGCACGGGCCGGGGCCCGGGCGTGCACGGCCGCCGACTCCGCGACGGTGCCGCCCGCCCGCGCGCCCCGGCGGGAAACGGAAGCGGACGACGTACGGATCTGA
- a CDS encoding metal ABC transporter ATP-binding protein: MGDRTAHDPAIPVLSLRGARASLGSRPVLRGVDLAVAPGEVVALLGANGSGKSTAVRAAIGQVPLSEGEISLFGTPLRRFRQWHRVGYVPQRTTAASGVPATIREVVSSGRLSRARFGLLSRADRAAVDRAIDLVGLGDRARDSVAALSGGQHQRVLIARALAAEPELLIMDEPMAGVDLASQEVLAETLRDQVAAGTTVLLVLHELGAVEPLIDRAVVLRDGCVVHDGPPPEAVGQHALPGHDHVHPHAAHEPLRTGLLT, encoded by the coding sequence GTGGGTGACAGGACCGCGCACGACCCCGCCATACCCGTCCTCTCCCTCCGGGGGGCGCGGGCCTCGCTCGGCTCCCGCCCCGTGCTGCGCGGCGTGGATCTGGCCGTGGCCCCCGGCGAGGTCGTGGCCCTGCTCGGCGCCAACGGCTCCGGCAAGTCCACCGCCGTGCGCGCCGCGATCGGGCAGGTCCCCCTCTCCGAGGGCGAGATCTCCCTCTTCGGCACCCCGCTGCGCCGCTTCCGCCAGTGGCACCGGGTCGGCTACGTCCCCCAGCGCACCACCGCCGCGAGCGGAGTGCCCGCGACCATCCGCGAGGTCGTCTCCTCGGGGCGGCTCTCGCGCGCCCGCTTCGGCCTGCTCTCCCGCGCCGACCGGGCCGCCGTGGACCGGGCCATCGACCTGGTGGGCCTCGGCGACCGGGCCCGGGACTCCGTCGCCGCCCTCTCCGGCGGCCAGCACCAGCGGGTGCTGATCGCCCGCGCGCTCGCCGCCGAACCCGAGCTGCTGATCATGGACGAGCCGATGGCGGGCGTCGACCTGGCCAGCCAGGAGGTCCTGGCCGAGACCCTGCGCGACCAGGTGGCCGCCGGGACCACCGTCCTCCTCGTCCTCCATGAGCTGGGGGCCGTCGAGCCGCTGATCGACCGGGCCGTGGTCCTCCGCGACGGCTGCGTGGTCCACGACGGACCGCCCCCGGAGGCCGTCGGGCAGCACGCCCTCCCCGGCCACGACCACGTACATCCGCACGCGGCCCATGAGCCGCTCCGCACGGGACTGCTGACCTGA
- a CDS encoding metal ABC transporter substrate-binding protein produces MNVRRHIRTTAIAGALALGLMAVSACSLTDGGDGREGGKLKVTASFYPMTFLAERVGGAHVTVSTLTKPGVEPHDLELTPRQTAQLGEAGWILHLKGIQPAVDKAIEQADVAHKTDAATLTASDPGAPERTGSAAGKSAAPAPATEPATPSAEPERKSAEPRKQDGHGDHPGHEDHTDHGGSGHEAHGAQGAQGESDHTDHTDHGDHGDHGGHSGQDDHGDHGDHGTGSDGATHGGTGTATDGTDGSDSTGATGGGDHDGHSHDHAGGGDPHLWLDPVKYAEMARGVGTALAKADPEHADTYRANADTLADELTELDTAFREGLRTVESKTFITTHSAFGHLAGRYGLIQEGISGISPEAEPSPARIKQLQTIAEQDGVTTVFFETLASDRTAKTLAADTGMRTAVLDPLEGITDKSPGSDYLEVMRANLAALQKALGAK; encoded by the coding sequence ATGAACGTACGACGCCACATACGCACCACCGCCATCGCCGGGGCCCTCGCCCTCGGGCTGATGGCGGTGTCGGCCTGTTCCCTCACCGACGGCGGGGACGGGCGGGAGGGCGGAAAGCTGAAGGTGACGGCGTCGTTCTATCCGATGACCTTCCTCGCCGAGCGGGTCGGCGGGGCGCATGTGACCGTCTCCACCCTGACCAAGCCGGGTGTCGAGCCGCACGATCTTGAACTCACCCCGCGCCAGACCGCCCAACTCGGCGAGGCGGGCTGGATTCTCCACCTCAAGGGCATCCAGCCCGCCGTGGACAAGGCCATCGAGCAGGCGGACGTGGCGCACAAGACGGACGCCGCCACGCTCACCGCGAGCGACCCGGGGGCTCCGGAGCGCACCGGGTCCGCCGCCGGGAAGTCGGCGGCGCCCGCCCCGGCCACGGAGCCCGCCACCCCTTCCGCGGAGCCGGAGAGGAAGTCCGCGGAGCCGCGGAAGCAGGATGGGCACGGCGACCACCCGGGGCACGAGGACCACACGGACCACGGCGGGTCCGGCCATGAGGCCCACGGCGCCCAGGGCGCCCAGGGGGAGTCCGACCACACCGACCACACCGATCACGGCGACCACGGTGACCACGGCGGTCACAGCGGCCAGGACGACCACGGCGATCACGGCGACCACGGAACCGGGTCCGACGGCGCCACGCACGGCGGGACCGGCACCGCAACCGACGGCACCGATGGCAGCGACAGCACCGGGGCCACCGGCGGCGGCGACCACGACGGCCACAGCCACGACCACGCGGGCGGCGGCGATCCGCACCTCTGGCTCGACCCGGTGAAGTACGCGGAGATGGCCCGGGGCGTCGGCACGGCGCTCGCGAAGGCCGACCCCGAGCACGCCGACACCTACCGCGCCAACGCGGACACGCTGGCGGACGAGCTGACCGAGCTGGACACCGCCTTCCGCGAGGGCCTGCGGACCGTCGAGTCGAAGACCTTCATCACCACCCACTCCGCCTTCGGCCATCTCGCCGGGCGCTATGGACTGATCCAGGAGGGCATCTCGGGCATCAGCCCGGAGGCCGAGCCCAGCCCCGCCCGGATCAAGCAGCTCCAGACCATCGCGGAGCAGGACGGGGTGACCACGGTCTTCTTCGAGACCCTGGCCAGCGACCGGACGGCGAAGACACTCGCCGCCGACACCGGGATGCGCACGGCCGTCCTCGACCCCCTCGAAGGGATCACGGACAAGTCCCCCGGCTCGGACTATCTGGAGGTCATGCGGGCCAACCTGGCCGCGCTCCAGAAGGCGCTGGGGGCGAAGTGA
- a CDS encoding glycine--tRNA ligase, producing MAADKIETIVSLSKRRGFVYPCSEIYGGQRAAWDYGPLGVELKENLKRQWWRYMVTSREDVVGIDSSVILASEVWEASGHVATFTDPLTECTSCHKRYRADHLIEAYEEKHNGRAPENGLADLNCPNCGNKGTFTDPKQFSGLLSTHLGPTADSGSVAYLRPETAQGIFTNFGLVQNTSRRKPPFGIAQMGKSFRNEITPGNFIFRTREFEQMEMEFFVKPGEDEHWQQYWMDQRWNWYTGLGMREENMRWYEHPKEKLSHYSKRTADIEYRFQFGGNEWGELEGVANRTDYDLGAHSKASGQDLSYFDQEAGERWTPYVIEPAAGVGRAMLAFMLDAYNEDEAPNAKGVMEKRTVMRLDPRLAPVKVAVLPLSRNAQLSPKAKGLAADLRQHWNIEFDDAGAIGRRYRRQDEIGTPFCVTVDFDTLDDNAVTVRERDTMQQERVSLDQIQAYLGARLLGC from the coding sequence GTGGCCGCCGACAAGATCGAGACCATCGTCAGCCTCAGCAAGCGCCGTGGCTTCGTCTACCCGTGCAGTGAGATCTACGGCGGTCAGCGTGCCGCCTGGGACTACGGGCCGCTGGGCGTGGAGCTGAAGGAGAACCTCAAGCGTCAGTGGTGGCGCTACATGGTCACCTCGCGTGAGGACGTCGTCGGAATCGACTCGTCGGTCATCCTGGCCAGCGAGGTCTGGGAGGCGTCCGGCCATGTCGCCACCTTCACCGACCCGCTCACCGAGTGCACCTCCTGCCACAAGCGCTACCGTGCGGACCACCTGATCGAGGCGTACGAGGAGAAGCACAACGGCCGCGCCCCCGAGAACGGCCTCGCGGACCTGAACTGCCCCAACTGCGGCAACAAGGGCACGTTCACCGACCCGAAGCAGTTCTCCGGTCTGCTCTCGACCCACCTCGGCCCGACCGCCGACTCCGGCTCCGTCGCCTATCTGCGGCCCGAGACCGCGCAGGGCATCTTCACCAACTTCGGCCTGGTGCAGAACACTTCGCGCCGCAAGCCGCCGTTCGGCATCGCGCAGATGGGCAAGTCGTTCCGCAACGAGATCACGCCCGGCAACTTCATCTTCCGCACCCGCGAGTTCGAGCAGATGGAGATGGAGTTCTTCGTCAAGCCGGGCGAGGACGAGCACTGGCAGCAGTACTGGATGGACCAGCGCTGGAACTGGTACACCGGCCTTGGCATGCGCGAAGAGAACATGCGCTGGTACGAGCACCCCAAGGAGAAGCTGTCCCACTACTCCAAGCGGACCGCTGACATCGAGTACCGCTTCCAGTTCGGCGGCAACGAGTGGGGCGAGCTGGAAGGCGTCGCCAACCGCACCGACTACGACCTGGGCGCCCACTCCAAGGCGTCCGGCCAGGACCTGTCGTACTTCGACCAGGAGGCCGGCGAGCGCTGGACGCCGTACGTCATCGAGCCCGCGGCGGGTGTCGGCCGCGCCATGCTGGCGTTCATGCTCGACGCGTACAACGAGGACGAGGCCCCCAACGCCAAGGGCGTCATGGAGAAGCGCACCGTCATGCGCCTCGACCCGCGCCTCGCGCCGGTCAAGGTCGCGGTGCTGCCGCTGTCGCGGAACGCGCAGCTCTCCCCGAAGGCCAAGGGCCTCGCGGCGGACCTGCGCCAGCACTGGAACATCGAGTTCGACGACGCCGGTGCCATCGGCCGCCGCTACCGCCGCCAGGACGAGATCGGCACGCCGTTCTGCGTCACCGTCGACTTCGACACCCTCGACGACAACGCGGTGACCGTGCGCGAGCGCGACACCATGCAGCAGGAGCGGGTCTCCCTGGACCAGATCCAGGCGTACCTGGGCGCGCGGCTCCTCGGCTGCTAG
- a CDS encoding DUF6243 family protein: protein MAKSRNNLLGVGGQRKKLSRADQQGNGPSGQTDRKNAADQKAELLRRMRERSGGTAAAAGTDGSTGASGPAADGGANG, encoded by the coding sequence ATGGCCAAGAGCCGCAACAACCTGCTCGGCGTGGGCGGACAGCGCAAGAAGCTGTCCCGAGCCGATCAGCAGGGCAACGGCCCCTCGGGCCAGACCGACCGCAAGAACGCCGCGGACCAGAAGGCGGAGCTGCTGCGCCGGATGCGTGAGCGGAGCGGGGGCACGGCCGCCGCGGCCGGTACCGACGGCTCCACGGGTGCCTCCGGCCCCGCCGCCGACGGCGGCGCGAACGGCTGA
- a CDS encoding dioxygenase: MHDDHPGRQTGQDPGADGTTRPGSRRSFIRTGSLTVTAAAIGAAGASALTPSAAAAPTTSVEEARRAGRPVPLTPACGGHETPSAVEGPLFKPESPARTDVVTPGTRGVELVLTGTVYDTACRPLPGTLIEFWQCDQNGDYDTSGFSLRSHQYATGRGTYRLRTIVPRDYTGRWGTRTPHIHVRVQTPGGPLLITQIYFPDTTRAYGRDFAALNAADQFFNRSCLIALAGPTGGAYTGAFDFVVKTTAP; this comes from the coding sequence ATGCACGACGACCACCCCGGCCGCCAGACCGGACAGGACCCGGGCGCCGACGGCACCACCCGGCCCGGCTCCCGCAGATCCTTCATCAGGACCGGTTCGCTCACGGTGACCGCCGCCGCCATCGGCGCGGCGGGAGCCTCGGCGCTCACCCCCTCGGCCGCCGCCGCGCCGACGACCTCGGTGGAGGAGGCCCGCCGGGCCGGGCGCCCGGTGCCCCTGACCCCCGCGTGCGGCGGCCACGAGACGCCCTCCGCGGTAGAGGGGCCGCTCTTCAAGCCGGAGTCCCCCGCGCGGACCGATGTGGTGACCCCCGGTACCCGGGGCGTCGAACTCGTGCTGACCGGAACGGTCTACGACACCGCGTGCCGCCCGCTGCCCGGCACGCTGATCGAATTCTGGCAGTGCGACCAGAACGGCGACTACGACACCTCCGGCTTCTCCCTCCGCAGCCATCAGTACGCCACCGGACGGGGCACCTACCGGCTGCGGACGATCGTCCCCCGGGACTACACGGGCCGCTGGGGCACCCGCACCCCGCACATCCATGTCCGGGTCCAGACCCCCGGCGGACCGCTGCTGATCACCCAGATCTACTTCCCGGACACCACCCGGGCGTACGGGCGCGACTTCGCCGCCCTCAACGCGGCCGACCAATTCTTCAACCGCTCCTGCCTCATCGCCCTCGCAGGCCCCACGGGCGGCGCGTACACCGGCGCCTTCGACTTCGTCGTCAAGACCACCGCCCCGTGA
- a CDS encoding tectonin domain-containing protein yields MRTPHPRITGRTGPWRSLRDRLRLRLLALAAASAVLVVSPGLTATAGAAEATGAPPAAASGPAAGTARDTGTRAVPLWGSSIAVARNADGRLQIFGTNSSDHVYTRAQSSPGGPLSGWVRLDGALRAVAAETNADGRVELFGVNGAGDIYHRWQTSPGGAWSGWSRMDGNLTSIAAARNADGRLQIFGANSAGDIYTRWQVAAGSGWSGWTQLDGGLTQVAAETNLDGRIQLYGVNSSGQIWHRYQLWPGGPWGGWDQIPGSLDSIAAARNADGRLEIFGSNASDAIYQNYQQWRGGPLVGWSQMDGRLTQVASEVNADGRIELFGVNRAGDIYHRSQTVPNNGWGPWVRTDGSLRP; encoded by the coding sequence GTGCGCACACCACACCCACGTATCACGGGACGGACCGGCCCATGGAGAAGTCTGCGGGACCGGCTGCGGTTACGGCTGCTGGCACTCGCCGCCGCCTCCGCCGTCCTGGTCGTGTCACCGGGGCTGACGGCGACGGCCGGGGCGGCTGAGGCGACCGGCGCGCCGCCCGCCGCCGCGTCCGGCCCGGCGGCCGGAACCGCGCGGGACACCGGCACCCGGGCCGTACCGCTGTGGGGCTCGTCCATCGCGGTCGCCCGCAACGCCGACGGACGGCTCCAAATCTTCGGCACCAACAGCTCCGACCACGTCTACACCCGTGCGCAGAGCTCGCCGGGCGGCCCCCTGTCCGGCTGGGTCCGGTTGGACGGCGCCCTGCGGGCGGTCGCCGCCGAGACCAACGCCGACGGCCGGGTCGAGCTGTTCGGCGTGAACGGCGCCGGGGACATCTACCACCGCTGGCAGACCTCACCGGGCGGGGCCTGGTCGGGCTGGTCGCGGATGGACGGCAACCTCACCTCGATCGCGGCGGCCCGCAACGCCGACGGACGGCTCCAGATCTTCGGCGCCAACAGCGCCGGGGACATCTACACCCGCTGGCAGGTCGCCGCGGGCAGCGGCTGGAGCGGCTGGACCCAACTCGACGGCGGACTGACCCAGGTGGCGGCCGAGACCAACCTCGACGGCCGCATCCAGCTCTACGGGGTGAACAGCTCGGGTCAGATCTGGCACCGCTACCAGCTCTGGCCGGGCGGCCCGTGGGGCGGCTGGGACCAGATCCCCGGTTCGCTGGACTCGATCGCGGCGGCCCGCAACGCCGACGGCCGACTGGAGATCTTCGGCAGCAACGCGAGCGACGCGATCTACCAGAACTACCAGCAGTGGCGGGGCGGGCCCCTGGTCGGCTGGAGCCAGATGGACGGCCGGCTCACCCAGGTGGCCTCCGAGGTCAACGCCGACGGCCGGATCGAGCTGTTCGGCGTGAACCGCGCCGGGGACATCTACCACCGCTCCCAGACCGTGCCCAACAACGGCTGGGGCCCGTGGGTCCGCACGGACGGCTCCCTCAGGCCCTGA